The genomic stretch AAAATATCGTTGTTTCATCGCAGTAGCCAGTTCTTCTATGGCTTCGGAGAATAAGGCCCATTTATGGAAGGTCTTGTATTGCAATATTAAAACGATCAGAATGAAGTTTAATTCTTATGGCTTTTATTTTTCGACCCTTTTAACGCGACGAATGTTCGTTGACCAACCGCCACCGCAGTTTCAATTAATTCAAATGTTAGATATTAGCGTAAGCGTCGGCAAACATGtcacgtaatatatcaaacatgagatgcagtgtttcatcaccagatgaaacaccgggaagagagttgaaaatacgacgcgcagcggagtatttttgacgaacttcgaggtgtttcatctggtgatgaaacactgtgtcgaatgtttgatatttcttctcaaacaaaatcatttttgaaggagaaattaaggatgcaaatactaagcagtgtttcattcgatttccaaacactcattaaacattaatttcctttgtattttcttaatgaattattaatgagtttgagaagtaattAGGAAATACACTTAAATGCAACAGCATCGTTTACAACGGTAAACGATGGTAGCAGCGCAGTGGGCGAGAAACAACAAGACGCAACTAACTCACCGAAATGGCGTTATTGAGGTTCCTTCTCCTGACTCCAACAGCTTTCATTTTGTTTGACTGCATTCAAGGTCAGATTAACAAATTACCGCATTTATTTACGTATTGTTTTTTGATATCAATATTTTTGCCTGTTTAAAAAGAAGCTGTATGCCTCAAGCACTAAAAAAATTACCACTGATCACTATGGACAGCCACAAACCCTAAAAGTCGAGAAGAGCAGTTATCCCGAAAAAGGGCATCATCTCTTTCGTAATGAATTAACATTTGaacatatttttcttgtttatcattattttctagTTTTACCCAATATTATTTCCTTATGTTGAATCGAAATGATAACCTAAATCCGGTAgttgtttcagtaaaaaataaaggTTGTAGCTATAGATAATTCAATGGTTGTTAAAATTCAAAGTATAAGATTATTATACCACCTTCACAACTGAAATGCTATACAATTTAActtaaaaatgtgaaacaaaCGATTCCGTTCATTCAAATTTGAATTCGTATATGAGGCAATACTCTTTAAATCTGCGGTAATTAATTGTTGTACATCTTTATGAAATATTTGTGTGTTTGCTATATCTCTAACGTCCCAGTCATTCATATGAGTAGCTTTGACTGCAGTTTATACTATACAAACCAGCAAGCTCTCTCCTGCTTTTATAATAAATAGCTCGTATTTTTTTGACAAGAACTGTGTTGGCAAAGAGCCACTTGAGGTGccttttgaacaaaataaaaattgaaggtTTCAGCAGTCTCATATTGGCATGCGTATGACATTTTCCGTAATAATAAATCATCTTCTTTAATTCCGTACAAATTACACTTGTCTCCTGGACAAATTTTTAACGGTCGAATTCAAACGCCTTGTTTTAGCCTTGAACGGCGCTCTTAAATCTGTTCAAGACTAGTACTTAGTAAGACTTTTCAAGAATTAAATGGGAATGGAAGAGAACGGCGGGGGCCTGTTtttcgaaagtcccgataacttttTGTCTCGAGAAgttgttttatgtttgccgtgtttacattcaagatgAAAGtatcaataattttgaaaatgatacaatgaaagTATCAGTAAACGAAGCAACAATGAccggtttgtgagctaggaactgaGCTGCTATTCAActggttttgatttcaaaatttgccttcgcacctgaaaatttttagggcttttcgagaaacgggccttGGGGAGAGGGCTTATTGTTTGACGTACCCTGTAGTTACATTTGTGTTCATTCAATTCGTGAACGAAACTGTCCTTTAATctgtaaacaactttattagaTAATTTGTAAGTCTGATGTGAATCATTGATTTAAATTCCTTCCAAACAAGTCTACATCCTCGTAGACTCTCTTTAAACCTTTGGCCTATTTATCGGCacggtttcaggatataaatgagttgctttttcttttaagttcacTATTATGACAATCAGCCTTGTTTCCAGGCAAATATATCATCGATCAACGTCATAAGCAAATACCATCGaatcgatagtttttttttttcgcatcttccaaatatggtaagcgtCTTTTTGTATTGAAGAATTAGCCGTGGAAATTGAGCCaaggtttttgttttggtctagttattattatatttcattagtattattattattatttttttttttttttcattttaacaatTGAAATGATAAAACCTTTCCAAGGTtttcttccaaattttgacaaaaatttctttaaaaaaaaaaaatgattgcaTGATGATGGGTAGAAACTTTCACCATACAAAATTTTGAGAATTTTTCACCCTTGTGAAGCTATTCtctgtgttttcactcacgtggccagcatctatgcaaatttattagaacaaaagaaagcgtttacataagtaaagattcaactcccagagggctggtttgggacacaaatatggacccatgacgtcatgtgaaaacacacaaTATCTTCGCTCGCTTAAAACGTGTCActttgaaacttggcaagtttacGTATTTTAAGGCGATTGTTTGATTACTGTCCTCGGATTTTCTCTGACTGTTATTAATCAAAAAGAGGGGGTCTGTTATAGACAACTGGAACATTTCTAAAGCATCTGAAtctattttatttccttttcatttCTCGCAGCTGACCCCCCTCTGAGTGACCTCCCCTGTGGTATAAAACCAATGGCTCGAATTGTCGGAGGAGACGTAGCTATTCCACATTCATGGCCCTGGCAAGTGGAGATTCTTGTGAAGGATCAAAACAGCGGGCAATTGTTCTTCAAGTGTGGTGGGACTCTGGTAACGCCTCTGTATGTTGTAACAGCGGCGCATTGTGTTTTCCAGATTCCCTTTCCAGAATCATATGAAATAAGGCTAGGTGAGGATGGTACAAACTCTCCTGTAATTCAGTAAAATTCCGCTCAAACTAACCGCAGAATTCAAtgaaactgaaatgtttttatGCTTTTGATAACACTGAAGTGAGATACTAATATTTTCAGTTAGCCTACAAAATCCTTTGTCATACATATGCACTTTTCCCATTGTACTGTTGAAGATTGAGAGTAACAACTAAATTCATgatgaatgtttcttttgccaATTTTAGATCTTAACATATCTCTGCTTCTAGGTGTCCACGACCGTAGGGTACTAGATCAGGTTCAACAAATTGGCCTCTCAGAGATTCATATAAACGACAGAGCGATGACTAAAGGGTTCGGCAATGACATTGCACTTCTTAAGCTCTCAAGCCCAGCTGTCCTCGGAAACAGAGTCGGTTTGGCGTGTCTCCCGAGTGGCGACCCTACAGATCGAGTGCCACCT from Porites lutea chromosome 1, jaPorLute2.1, whole genome shotgun sequence encodes the following:
- the LOC140934806 gene encoding chymotrypsin-C-like, translating into MALLRFLLLTPTAFILFDCIQADPPLSDLPCGIKPMARIVGGDVAIPHSWPWQVEILVKDQNSGQLFFKCGGTLVTPLYVVTAAHCVFQIPFPESYEIRLGVHDRRVLDQVQQIGLSEIHINDRAMTKGFGNDIALLKLSSPAVLGNRVGLACLPSGDPTDRVPPGTKCFLTGWGSSSFQGSKSQILMQAEMPIVEYNTCAKANKKLGEVVDRWMICAGYGGDSKISGCHGDSGGPLVCEDPKSGRWSLRGTVSWGDHYCNGGPTYSVFVRINSYVDWIKCKMTSQPLKPTQGCIDSHDYCSTWGREFCNYSYFANMLKKFYCKKMCNAC